The Vidua chalybeata isolate OUT-0048 chromosome 6, bVidCha1 merged haplotype, whole genome shotgun sequence genome has a segment encoding these proteins:
- the PRPF39 gene encoding pre-mRNA-processing factor 39 isoform X1 yields MENAESTEEEQPTVGNESAEPGAESAAEEQHMDFSTEIMSVTEMEQSPDSSPDLNEDNTQESEIPNIESLQTTDIEADFPPDFDKFWKVVEDNPQDFTGWVYLLQYVEQENHLPAARKAFDRFFSHYPYCYGYWKKYADLEKRHDNVKQSDEVYRRGLQAIPLSVDLWIHYINFLKETLDPADPETNSTIRGAYEHAVLAAGTDFRSDRLWEMYINWENDQGNLREVTSIYDRILGIPTQLYSHHFQRFKEHIQNNLPRDFLTTEQFVQLRRELAAASGHSGEDGDELPCGTEDITDPAKLITEIENMRHRIIEIHQEIFNHNEHEVSKRWTFEEAIKRPYFHVKPLEKIQLKNWKEYLEFEIENGTHERVVVLFERCVISCALYEDFWIKYAKYMENHSIEGVRHVYSRACTIHLPKKPMVHMLWAAFEEQQGNIDEARRILKTFEECILGLAMIRLRRVSLERRHGNMEEAEQLLEDAVRNAKSISEASFYAIKLARHLFKVQKNLPKARKVLSEAIELDKENTKLYLNLLEMEYSGDLKQNEENILSCFDKAVHGALSIKMRITFSQRKVEFLEDFGSDVNKLLDAYDEHQALLKEQETLKRRAENGSEEPDEKKLLTEEAGLASAQLMDGDMQVNQAAYNYNAWYQYNYQNAWNYGQYYHTT; encoded by the exons ATGGAGAACGCGGAGAGCACGGAGGAGGAGCAGCCGACTGTGGGCAATGAGAGCGCGGAGCCCGGCGCCGAGAGCGCGGCCGAGGAGCAGCACATGGACTTCAGCACCGAGATCATGAGCGTCACCGAGATGGAGCAGTCCCCGGACAGCTCCCCGGACCTCAACGAGGACAACACGCAGGAGAGCGAAATTCCAAACATTGAGAGCTTACAGACCACAGATATCGAGGCTGACTTCCCTCCGGATTTTGACAAGTTTTGGAAAGTAGTAGAGGACAACCCGCAGGATTTCACAGGATGGGTTTATCTCCTGCAGTACGTAGAGCAGGAG AACCACttgccagcagccaggaaagccTTTGACAGGTTTTTCTCACACTACCCCTACTGCTATGGGTACTGGAAGAAATACGCGGACCTGGAGAAGCGCCACGACAACGTCAAGCAGTCAGACGAG GTCTATCGCCGAGGGCTTCAGGCAATTCCTCTTAGTGTTGATCTTTGGATACATTATATAAACTTCCTAAAGGAGACCTTGGACCCTGCTGATCCTGAAACTAACAGTACCATCAGGGG agcCTATGAAcatgcagtgctggcagctgggacagATTTCCGTTCTGACAGACTCTGGGAAATGTATATAAACTGGGAAAATGACCAGGGAAACCTAAGGGAAGTTACATCCATCTATGACCGTATCCTGGGAATCCCCACGCAGCTCTACAGCCACCACTTCCAGAG GTTTAAAGAGCACATCCAGAACAACCTGCCCCGAGACTTCCTGACCACGGAGCAGTTTGTGCAGCTGCGCCGGGAGCTGGCGGCTGCCAGCGGCCACAGCGGCGAGGACGGGGACGAGCTGCCCTGCGGCACCGAGGACATCACCGACCCCGCCAAG CTAATCACTGAGATAGAGAACATGAGGCACAGAATCATTGAGATCCATCAGGAGATATTTAACCACAACGAGCATGAAGTCAGTAAGAGGTGGACGTTTGAGGAAGCG ATCAAGAGGCCTTACTTTCATGTAAAACCTCTGgagaaaattcagctgaaaaacTGGAAAGAGTACTTAGAGTTTGAGATAGAGAATGGCACTCACGAGCGAGTCGTGGTCCTCTTTGAGAGATGTGTCATTTCATGTGCCCTCTATGAGGACTTCTGGATCAAG TATGCCAAATACATGGAGAACCACAGCATCGAGGGCGTGAGGCACGTGTACAGCAGGGCCTGCACCATCCACCTGCCCAAGAAGCCCATGGTGCACATGCTGTGGGCAGCCTTCGAGGAGCAGCAGG GCAACATTGATGAAGCCAGAAGGATCCTGAAGACGTTTGAGGAGTGCATCCTGGGGCTGGCCATGATCCGCCTGCGCAGGGTGAGCCTGGAGCGCCGGCACGGCAACatggaggaggcagagcagctgctggaagatgCTGTCAGGAATGCCAAGTCCATCAGTGAAGCCTCCTTCTATGCCATCAAACTCGCCCGGCACCTCTTCAAAGTGCAGAAAAACCTGCCAAAGGCAAGAAAAGTGCTGTCAGAAGCCATAGAACTGGACAAA GAAAACACCAAACTGTACCTGAACCTGCTGGAGATGGAGTACAGTGGTGACCTCAAGCAGAACGAGGAGAACATCCTGAGCTGCTTTGACAAGGCCGTCCATGGGGCCCTGTCCATCAAAATGAGGATCACCTTCTCACAGAGAAAAGTGGAATTCCTGGAAGATTTTGGGTCTGATGTGAACAA GCTCCTGGATGCCTACGACGAGCACCAGGCGCTGCTGAAGGAGCAGGAGACGCTGAAGCGGCGGGCGGAGAACGG CTCGGAGGAGCCGGACGAGAAGAAGCTGCTGACGGAGGAGGCGGGGCTGGCGTCGGCGCAGCTCATGGACGGGGACATGCAGGTCAACCAGGCCGCCTACAACTACAACGCCTGGTACCAG TACAACTACCAGAACGCCTGGAATTACGGACAGTATTACCACACAACCTGA
- the PRPF39 gene encoding pre-mRNA-processing factor 39 isoform X2 codes for MQGPLRFEDQDSARGDQNIAMFYPTSTRMVYRRGLQAIPLSVDLWIHYINFLKETLDPADPETNSTIRGAYEHAVLAAGTDFRSDRLWEMYINWENDQGNLREVTSIYDRILGIPTQLYSHHFQRFKEHIQNNLPRDFLTTEQFVQLRRELAAASGHSGEDGDELPCGTEDITDPAKLITEIENMRHRIIEIHQEIFNHNEHEVSKRWTFEEAIKRPYFHVKPLEKIQLKNWKEYLEFEIENGTHERVVVLFERCVISCALYEDFWIKYAKYMENHSIEGVRHVYSRACTIHLPKKPMVHMLWAAFEEQQGNIDEARRILKTFEECILGLAMIRLRRVSLERRHGNMEEAEQLLEDAVRNAKSISEASFYAIKLARHLFKVQKNLPKARKVLSEAIELDKENTKLYLNLLEMEYSGDLKQNEENILSCFDKAVHGALSIKMRITFSQRKVEFLEDFGSDVNKLLDAYDEHQALLKEQETLKRRAENGSEEPDEKKLLTEEAGLASAQLMDGDMQVNQAAYNYNAWYQYNYQNAWNYGQYYHTT; via the exons ATGCAGGGACCGCTGCGCTTTGAAGATCAAGACTCTGCACGTGGAGATCAGAACATTGCCATGTTCTATCCAACCTCCACCCGAATG GTCTATCGCCGAGGGCTTCAGGCAATTCCTCTTAGTGTTGATCTTTGGATACATTATATAAACTTCCTAAAGGAGACCTTGGACCCTGCTGATCCTGAAACTAACAGTACCATCAGGGG agcCTATGAAcatgcagtgctggcagctgggacagATTTCCGTTCTGACAGACTCTGGGAAATGTATATAAACTGGGAAAATGACCAGGGAAACCTAAGGGAAGTTACATCCATCTATGACCGTATCCTGGGAATCCCCACGCAGCTCTACAGCCACCACTTCCAGAG GTTTAAAGAGCACATCCAGAACAACCTGCCCCGAGACTTCCTGACCACGGAGCAGTTTGTGCAGCTGCGCCGGGAGCTGGCGGCTGCCAGCGGCCACAGCGGCGAGGACGGGGACGAGCTGCCCTGCGGCACCGAGGACATCACCGACCCCGCCAAG CTAATCACTGAGATAGAGAACATGAGGCACAGAATCATTGAGATCCATCAGGAGATATTTAACCACAACGAGCATGAAGTCAGTAAGAGGTGGACGTTTGAGGAAGCG ATCAAGAGGCCTTACTTTCATGTAAAACCTCTGgagaaaattcagctgaaaaacTGGAAAGAGTACTTAGAGTTTGAGATAGAGAATGGCACTCACGAGCGAGTCGTGGTCCTCTTTGAGAGATGTGTCATTTCATGTGCCCTCTATGAGGACTTCTGGATCAAG TATGCCAAATACATGGAGAACCACAGCATCGAGGGCGTGAGGCACGTGTACAGCAGGGCCTGCACCATCCACCTGCCCAAGAAGCCCATGGTGCACATGCTGTGGGCAGCCTTCGAGGAGCAGCAGG GCAACATTGATGAAGCCAGAAGGATCCTGAAGACGTTTGAGGAGTGCATCCTGGGGCTGGCCATGATCCGCCTGCGCAGGGTGAGCCTGGAGCGCCGGCACGGCAACatggaggaggcagagcagctgctggaagatgCTGTCAGGAATGCCAAGTCCATCAGTGAAGCCTCCTTCTATGCCATCAAACTCGCCCGGCACCTCTTCAAAGTGCAGAAAAACCTGCCAAAGGCAAGAAAAGTGCTGTCAGAAGCCATAGAACTGGACAAA GAAAACACCAAACTGTACCTGAACCTGCTGGAGATGGAGTACAGTGGTGACCTCAAGCAGAACGAGGAGAACATCCTGAGCTGCTTTGACAAGGCCGTCCATGGGGCCCTGTCCATCAAAATGAGGATCACCTTCTCACAGAGAAAAGTGGAATTCCTGGAAGATTTTGGGTCTGATGTGAACAA GCTCCTGGATGCCTACGACGAGCACCAGGCGCTGCTGAAGGAGCAGGAGACGCTGAAGCGGCGGGCGGAGAACGG CTCGGAGGAGCCGGACGAGAAGAAGCTGCTGACGGAGGAGGCGGGGCTGGCGTCGGCGCAGCTCATGGACGGGGACATGCAGGTCAACCAGGCCGCCTACAACTACAACGCCTGGTACCAG TACAACTACCAGAACGCCTGGAATTACGGACAGTATTACCACACAACCTGA